A genome region from Ptiloglossa arizonensis isolate GNS036 chromosome 4, iyPtiAriz1_principal, whole genome shotgun sequence includes the following:
- the Dsd gene encoding attractin-like protein dsd isoform X1, whose translation MAEAVQMFLFLYKSKYRRKEGQCREVVRDQCGVNAVPWPILWAALICWVVHVTAAASSSSSSLTTDTTCDTESCVNGDCVNGTCVCHEGWQGTACQFCGGKVRLSEPSGNIHDGVGNYTEDVKCSWLIESNPNSTIRMHVEQFATECGWDYLYIYDGDSVEAPLLAVFSGLMHKDGYHIRRVPEVIARSGSALLHFYSDVAYNMSGFNITYKINACPSWYSDIDCSGHGVCIDGVCTCDATWTGEACEVQVCPNNCSHSSGQGECNRESHHCDCIHGYKGSDCSQRSDRGFWETVTYTDFSPEGSASHCSIVWKDSLYVVGGESFHRAKMIYVYDYNGNVWETPHVEGKVPLPRYAHSCVLFGDKIFMYGGVVQNSTVTNEIWAFDVSAKVWENVTVHDNCHNNKTMCGPLKVAGHTATLVQSHGKKEKMVVVFGYSPQYGYLNVVQEYYLGTREWQIVETVGFPVKGGYGHTSAYDPLTNLIYVYGGYVSESQSTQVLANRLYSYHPNYREWRLLTSAPSARFFHTAVFVSGGLMIIFGGNMHNDTQHSDDIRCYSADTMAYDVTCDSWQQFPMPKEMTDLPRYGHTATVFERSMYIYGGFDGQMLSDMLRYTPGNCEHLTNQNQCLNARTGTKCVWDKRESRCIQITKIPRHVLLNDDMHDGIYMRCLDDTPPRGMTSHKELCKLLTDCVACVQTSYNCVWCGKSCSHEICRDNVNAPPTKVVTDLGQCDAHTGIECLQLHTCHACSSDSHCTWSWSNGPDRCKPHSKARDVSTQQVTILNGTIQAQRLSIDSCRNPCVEYTSCKNCTELDCIWCQNEKKCVDKNAYPASFPYGQCREWTTIDVKCRATETGKEWCTFYSSCATCRSDPGCGWCDDGSGTGKGLCLPGGARGPSSKSLDTCPFERWYFTKCPTCQCNGHSKCLPNSSVCIQPCGNLTYGPHCDKCIPGYYGSPLNGATCQPCFCNNQGTQCTSETGKCFCTTKGIIGDHCERCDVSSLYHGDPTNKGSCFYDLAIDYQFTFNLSKKEDRQYRAINFKNSPPKPDIDAEFSITCSVLAKMNVTIKKANTPEIPLLLGANCTTSMYKHRFSKADYSFGSEDNNTLTTFYVYVYDFQPPVWIQISFSQYSKLNLQQFFITFCTDYMPPHRCFLALLFVAAVLWKIKQKYDMYRRRQRLFVEMQQMANRAFSQVLVEIERRDINNSDSERSDSELTNCRKKKKDAPSPIALEPCCGNRAAVLSLLVRLPTGGDPYTPAGQSAGLAVASALVTLGSPRRPSQELTTKEPKKTRKSASQHPDSTCI comes from the exons ATTGTCCGAGCCGAGCGGTAACATCCACGATGGTGTCGGCAACTACACGGAGGACGTGAAGTGTTCCTGGCTGATCGAGAGCAACCCGAATTCTACTATACGTATGCACGTGGAGCAGTTCGCGACAGAATGCGGCTGGGATTATCTGTACATCTACGACGGTGACAGCGTCGAGGCGCCGTTGCTCGCCGTCTTTTCCGGTCTGATGCACAAGGACGGTTATCACATACGCCGCGTGCCGGAAGTAATAGCGCGTTCCGGAAGCGCGTTGCTGCACTTCTATTCGGACGTCGCTTACAACATGAGCGGCTTCAATATTACTTACAAGATCAACGCCTGTCCCAGCTG GTATTCGGACATCGATTGCTCAGGTCATGGTGTTTGCAtagacggtgtgtgtacgtgtgacgCCACGTGGACCGGCGAAGCCTGCGAGGTTCAAGTCTGTCCGAACAATTGTTCCCACAGCTCTGGGCAAGGCGAGTGCAATCGCGAGAGCCATCACTGCGACTGCATTCACGGTTACAAGG GTTCAGACTGTAGTCAAAGAAGCGACCGTGGATTTTGGGAAACCGTGACGTACACAGATTTCTCACCGGAAGGTTCAGCTAGCCATTGCTCCATCGTCTGGAAGGACTCCCTGTACGTAGTCGGCGGCGAGAGCTTCCACCGTGCTAAGATGATATACGTCTACGATTACAATGGGAACGTTTGGGAGACTCCTCACGTCGAGGGGAAGGTCCCCTTGCCACGTTATGCTCACTCGTGCGTGTTATTCGGCGACAAGATATTCATGTACGGCGGTGTTGTACAGAACTCCACCGTGACGAACGAAATCTGGGCTTTCGATGTGTCGGCTAAAGTTTGGGAGAACGTCACTGTCCACGACAACTGCCACAACAACAAAACCATGTGCGGTCCCTTAAAG GTAGCTGGACACACCGCGACCCTAGTACAGAGCCACGGAAAGAAGGAGAAAATGGTGGTGGTGTTCGGTTACTCACCCCAGTATGGCTATCTCAATGTCGTGCAAGAGTACTACTTGGGTACTCGTGAATGGCAGATAGTGGAAACCGTTGGTTTTCCTGTGAAAGGTGGTTATGGTCACACGTCCGCCTACGATCCACTGACGAATCTGATTTACGTGTACGGAGGCTACGTGTCCGAATCGCAGAGCACTCAGGTGTTGGCCAACAGATTATACTCTTATCATCCGAATTATCGCGAATGGAGATTGCTGACGTCTGCCCCGTCGGCTCGGTTCTTTCATACCGCCGTGTTCGTCTCTGGAGGTCTGATGATCATATTTGGCGGTAACATGCACAACGACACGCAACATTCGGACGACATCAGGTGCTACTCGGCGGACACCATGGCGTATGATGTCACTTGCGACTCGTGGCAACAGTTCCCCATGCCTAAGGAGATGACCGACTTGCCTAGGTATGGGCACACCGCGACCGTGTTCGAGAGATCAATGTACATCTACGGGGGATTCGACGGCCAGATGTTGTCCGACATGTTGAG GTACACACCCGGGAACTGCGAACACTTGACGAATCAGAACCAGTGTTTGAACGCGAGAACTGGCACGAAGTGCGTATGGGATAAACGCGAAAGTCGGTGTATACAAATCACCAAGATACCGCGGCACGTGCTCCTGAACGACGACATGCACGATGGAATTTACATGAGATGCCTGGACGACACGCCGCCACGCGGAATGACATCTCACAAGGAGTTGTGTAAGCTGCTCACGGATTGCGTGGCATGCGTGCAGACCTCGTACAACTGTGTCTGGTGCGGGAAGAGCTGCTCACACGAGATATGTCGCGACAATGTGAACGCACCGCCAACAAAGGTTGTCACGGATCTAGGACAATGCGACGCGCATACCGGAATCGAGTGCCTACAATTACATACGTGCCACGCGTGTTCCAGCGATTCCCACTGTACCTGGTCGTGGTCCAACGGACCTGATCGCTGCAAGCCTCACTCAAAGGCTCGCGACGTGAGCACGCAG CAAGTGACCATTTTAAACGGGACTATACAGGCGCAGCGGTTGTCGATAGACTCTTGTCGCAACCCATGCGTGGAGTACACTTCTTGCAAGAACTGCACCGAGTTGGATTGTATCTGGTGTCAGAACGAGAAGAAGTGCGTGGACAAAAACGCCTATCCAGCGAGTTTTCCCTATGGACAGTGTCGAGAGTGGACGACAATTGACGTTAAATGTCGCGCCACGGAGACGGGAAAGGAATGGTGCACGTTTTACTCATCCTGCGCGACGTGTCGCTCGGATCCCGGATGTGGATGGTGCGATGATGGTTCAGGAACTGGAAAGGGACTGTGTTTGCCGGGTGGGGCACGTGGCCCGAGCAGCAAAAGCTTGGACACGTGCCCCTTCGAGCGATGGTATTTTACCAAATGTCCTA CTTGCCAATGTAACGGCCACAGCAAGTGTCTTCCAAATAGCAGCGTGTGTATCCAGCCGTGCGGAAATTTGACTTACGGGCCTCATTGCGACAAGTGCATCCCTGGTTATTACGGGAGTCCTTTGAACGGAGCAACTTGCCAAC CTTGCTTTTGCAATAACCAAGGTACACAATGTACAAGCGAGACGGGAAAATGTTTCTGTACAACGAAAGGCATCATAGGTGATCATTGCGAGCGCTGCGATGTGTCTAGCCTCTATCATGGAGACCCGACAAATAAAGGATCGTGTTTTT ATGATTTGGCGATTGATTATCAATTCACGTTTAACTTGAGTAAGAAAGAAGATCGCCAGTACAGggcaattaattttaaaaactcCCCTCCAAAGCCTGACATCGATGCAGAGTTTTCCATTACATGCTCCGTTCTCGCGAAAATGAACGTTACTATCAAAAAGGCGAACACTCCGGAAATACCACTGCTTCTTGGGGCGAATTGCACAACGAGCATGTACAAGCATCGTTTCAGTAAGGCAGATTACAGTTTCGGCAGCGAGGACAATAACACATTGACCACGttctacgtgtacgtgtacgactTTCAGCCACCGGTCTGGATCCAGATCTCCTTCTCCCAGTATTCTAAACTGAACCTGCAGCAGTTCTTCATAACGTTTTGCAC AGATTACATGCCACCACACAGGTGCTTCCTCGCTCTACTATTTGTGGCCGCTGTTCTCTGGAAGATTAAACAAAAGTATGACATGTACAGAAGAAGACAGAGACTCTTTGTAGAGATGCAACAAATGGCCAACAGGGCGTTTAGCCAAGTCTTGGTAGAAATTGAGAGGCGGGACATCAACAATTCGGATTCGGAACGAAGCGACTCCGAGCTAACAAATTGccgtaaaaagaaaaag GATGCCCCTAGTCCGATCGCGTTGGAGCCCTGTTGTGGTAACAGGGCCGCGGTCCTGTCGTTGCTAGTCAGACTGCCTACTGGCGGTGATCCGTACACGCCAGCCGGCCAAAGCGCCGGTTTAGCAGTAGCGTCTGCTTTAGTTACGCTGGGCAGTCCGCGAAGGCCTTCTCAGGAATTGACGACGAAAGAGCCGAAGAAAACTCGAAAGTCTGCCAGCCAGCACCCAGACTCCACTTGCATTTAG
- the Dsd gene encoding attractin-like protein dsd isoform X2, translating into MAEAVQMFLFLYKSKYRRKEGQCREVVRDQCGVNAVPWPILWAALICWVVHVTAAASSSSSSLTTDTTCDTESCVNGDCVNGTCVCHEGWQGTACQFCGGKVRLSEPSGNIHDGVGNYTEDVKCSWLIESNPNSTIRMHVEQFATECGWDYLYIYDGDSVEAPLLAVFSGLMHKDGYHIRRVPEVIARSGSALLHFYSDVAYNMSGFNITYKINACPSWYSDIDCSGHGVCIDGVCTCDATWTGEACEVQVCPNNCSHSSGQGECNRESHHCDCIHGYKGSDCSQRSDRGFWETVTYTDFSPEGSASHCSIVWKDSLYVVGGESFHRAKMIYVYDYNGNVWETPHVEGKVPLPRYAHSCVLFGDKIFMYGGVVQNSTVTNEIWAFDVSAKVWENVTVHDNCHNNKTMCGPLKVAGHTATLVQSHGKKEKMVVVFGYSPQYGYLNVVQEYYLGTREWQIVETVGFPVKGGYGHTSAYDPLTNLIYVYGGYVSESQSTQVLANRLYSYHPNYREWRLLTSAPSARFFHTAVFVSGGLMIIFGGNMHNDTQHSDDIRCYSADTMAYDVTCDSWQQFPMPKEMTDLPRYGHTATVFERSMYIYGGFDGQMLSDMLRYTPGNCEHLTNQNQCLNARTGTKCVWDKRESRCIQITKIPRHVLLNDDMHDGIYMRCLDDTPPRGMTSHKELCKLLTDCVACVQTSYNCVWCGKSCSHEICRDNVNAPPTKVVTDLGQCDAHTGIECLQLHTCHACSSDSHCTWSWSNGPDRCKPHSKARDVSTQQVTILNGTIQAQRLSIDSCRNPCVEYTSCKNCTELDCIWCQNEKKCVDKNAYPASFPYGQCREWTTIDVKCRATETGKEWCTFYSSCATCRSDPGCGWCDDGSGTGKGLCLPGGARGPSSKSLDTCPFERWYFTKCPTCQCNGHSKCLPNSSVCIQPCGNLTYGPHCDKCIPGYYGSPLNGATCQPCFCNNQGTQCTSETGKCFCTTKGIIGDHCERCDVSSLYHGDPTNKGSCFYDLAIDYQFTFNLSKKEDRQYRAINFKNSPPKPDIDAEFSITCSVLAKMNVTIKKANTPEIPLLLGANCTTSMYKHRFSKADYSFGSEDNNTLTTFYVYVYDFQPPVWIQISFSQYSKLNLQQFFITFCTCFLALLFVAAVLWKIKQKYDMYRRRQRLFVEMQQMANRAFSQVLVEIERRDINNSDSERSDSELTNCRKKKKDAPSPIALEPCCGNRAAVLSLLVRLPTGGDPYTPAGQSAGLAVASALVTLGSPRRPSQELTTKEPKKTRKSASQHPDSTCI; encoded by the exons ATTGTCCGAGCCGAGCGGTAACATCCACGATGGTGTCGGCAACTACACGGAGGACGTGAAGTGTTCCTGGCTGATCGAGAGCAACCCGAATTCTACTATACGTATGCACGTGGAGCAGTTCGCGACAGAATGCGGCTGGGATTATCTGTACATCTACGACGGTGACAGCGTCGAGGCGCCGTTGCTCGCCGTCTTTTCCGGTCTGATGCACAAGGACGGTTATCACATACGCCGCGTGCCGGAAGTAATAGCGCGTTCCGGAAGCGCGTTGCTGCACTTCTATTCGGACGTCGCTTACAACATGAGCGGCTTCAATATTACTTACAAGATCAACGCCTGTCCCAGCTG GTATTCGGACATCGATTGCTCAGGTCATGGTGTTTGCAtagacggtgtgtgtacgtgtgacgCCACGTGGACCGGCGAAGCCTGCGAGGTTCAAGTCTGTCCGAACAATTGTTCCCACAGCTCTGGGCAAGGCGAGTGCAATCGCGAGAGCCATCACTGCGACTGCATTCACGGTTACAAGG GTTCAGACTGTAGTCAAAGAAGCGACCGTGGATTTTGGGAAACCGTGACGTACACAGATTTCTCACCGGAAGGTTCAGCTAGCCATTGCTCCATCGTCTGGAAGGACTCCCTGTACGTAGTCGGCGGCGAGAGCTTCCACCGTGCTAAGATGATATACGTCTACGATTACAATGGGAACGTTTGGGAGACTCCTCACGTCGAGGGGAAGGTCCCCTTGCCACGTTATGCTCACTCGTGCGTGTTATTCGGCGACAAGATATTCATGTACGGCGGTGTTGTACAGAACTCCACCGTGACGAACGAAATCTGGGCTTTCGATGTGTCGGCTAAAGTTTGGGAGAACGTCACTGTCCACGACAACTGCCACAACAACAAAACCATGTGCGGTCCCTTAAAG GTAGCTGGACACACCGCGACCCTAGTACAGAGCCACGGAAAGAAGGAGAAAATGGTGGTGGTGTTCGGTTACTCACCCCAGTATGGCTATCTCAATGTCGTGCAAGAGTACTACTTGGGTACTCGTGAATGGCAGATAGTGGAAACCGTTGGTTTTCCTGTGAAAGGTGGTTATGGTCACACGTCCGCCTACGATCCACTGACGAATCTGATTTACGTGTACGGAGGCTACGTGTCCGAATCGCAGAGCACTCAGGTGTTGGCCAACAGATTATACTCTTATCATCCGAATTATCGCGAATGGAGATTGCTGACGTCTGCCCCGTCGGCTCGGTTCTTTCATACCGCCGTGTTCGTCTCTGGAGGTCTGATGATCATATTTGGCGGTAACATGCACAACGACACGCAACATTCGGACGACATCAGGTGCTACTCGGCGGACACCATGGCGTATGATGTCACTTGCGACTCGTGGCAACAGTTCCCCATGCCTAAGGAGATGACCGACTTGCCTAGGTATGGGCACACCGCGACCGTGTTCGAGAGATCAATGTACATCTACGGGGGATTCGACGGCCAGATGTTGTCCGACATGTTGAG GTACACACCCGGGAACTGCGAACACTTGACGAATCAGAACCAGTGTTTGAACGCGAGAACTGGCACGAAGTGCGTATGGGATAAACGCGAAAGTCGGTGTATACAAATCACCAAGATACCGCGGCACGTGCTCCTGAACGACGACATGCACGATGGAATTTACATGAGATGCCTGGACGACACGCCGCCACGCGGAATGACATCTCACAAGGAGTTGTGTAAGCTGCTCACGGATTGCGTGGCATGCGTGCAGACCTCGTACAACTGTGTCTGGTGCGGGAAGAGCTGCTCACACGAGATATGTCGCGACAATGTGAACGCACCGCCAACAAAGGTTGTCACGGATCTAGGACAATGCGACGCGCATACCGGAATCGAGTGCCTACAATTACATACGTGCCACGCGTGTTCCAGCGATTCCCACTGTACCTGGTCGTGGTCCAACGGACCTGATCGCTGCAAGCCTCACTCAAAGGCTCGCGACGTGAGCACGCAG CAAGTGACCATTTTAAACGGGACTATACAGGCGCAGCGGTTGTCGATAGACTCTTGTCGCAACCCATGCGTGGAGTACACTTCTTGCAAGAACTGCACCGAGTTGGATTGTATCTGGTGTCAGAACGAGAAGAAGTGCGTGGACAAAAACGCCTATCCAGCGAGTTTTCCCTATGGACAGTGTCGAGAGTGGACGACAATTGACGTTAAATGTCGCGCCACGGAGACGGGAAAGGAATGGTGCACGTTTTACTCATCCTGCGCGACGTGTCGCTCGGATCCCGGATGTGGATGGTGCGATGATGGTTCAGGAACTGGAAAGGGACTGTGTTTGCCGGGTGGGGCACGTGGCCCGAGCAGCAAAAGCTTGGACACGTGCCCCTTCGAGCGATGGTATTTTACCAAATGTCCTA CTTGCCAATGTAACGGCCACAGCAAGTGTCTTCCAAATAGCAGCGTGTGTATCCAGCCGTGCGGAAATTTGACTTACGGGCCTCATTGCGACAAGTGCATCCCTGGTTATTACGGGAGTCCTTTGAACGGAGCAACTTGCCAAC CTTGCTTTTGCAATAACCAAGGTACACAATGTACAAGCGAGACGGGAAAATGTTTCTGTACAACGAAAGGCATCATAGGTGATCATTGCGAGCGCTGCGATGTGTCTAGCCTCTATCATGGAGACCCGACAAATAAAGGATCGTGTTTTT ATGATTTGGCGATTGATTATCAATTCACGTTTAACTTGAGTAAGAAAGAAGATCGCCAGTACAGggcaattaattttaaaaactcCCCTCCAAAGCCTGACATCGATGCAGAGTTTTCCATTACATGCTCCGTTCTCGCGAAAATGAACGTTACTATCAAAAAGGCGAACACTCCGGAAATACCACTGCTTCTTGGGGCGAATTGCACAACGAGCATGTACAAGCATCGTTTCAGTAAGGCAGATTACAGTTTCGGCAGCGAGGACAATAACACATTGACCACGttctacgtgtacgtgtacgactTTCAGCCACCGGTCTGGATCCAGATCTCCTTCTCCCAGTATTCTAAACTGAACCTGCAGCAGTTCTTCATAACGTTTTGCAC GTGCTTCCTCGCTCTACTATTTGTGGCCGCTGTTCTCTGGAAGATTAAACAAAAGTATGACATGTACAGAAGAAGACAGAGACTCTTTGTAGAGATGCAACAAATGGCCAACAGGGCGTTTAGCCAAGTCTTGGTAGAAATTGAGAGGCGGGACATCAACAATTCGGATTCGGAACGAAGCGACTCCGAGCTAACAAATTGccgtaaaaagaaaaag GATGCCCCTAGTCCGATCGCGTTGGAGCCCTGTTGTGGTAACAGGGCCGCGGTCCTGTCGTTGCTAGTCAGACTGCCTACTGGCGGTGATCCGTACACGCCAGCCGGCCAAAGCGCCGGTTTAGCAGTAGCGTCTGCTTTAGTTACGCTGGGCAGTCCGCGAAGGCCTTCTCAGGAATTGACGACGAAAGAGCCGAAGAAAACTCGAAAGTCTGCCAGCCAGCACCCAGACTCCACTTGCATTTAG